TCGGGGCGGCCGCCGTCCACGGACATGATGAATTCCTCGATCCAGGAGGCGAGTTGGCCGGGGCGGGTGCGCGGGACCCAGTGCTTGGCCGGGAGCGTGCGGCGGGTCAGCCGGGGCACCCACTGCTTCAGGTCGTCGTAGAGCCGCTCGGAGAGGAACGCGTCGTCCTGGGGTGTGATGAGCTGCACGGGCGCGTGCGCGTAGGCGTCGGGGCGCGGCCTGCGCAGCCGGGCGCGGACGTTGTCCCGGTACAGCCAGGCGCCGTGCGCCGCGTCGGAGGGGAGGGAGGGGGTCGGGTAGTCGTCGCCGGGGACCTTCTCCATCCGCTGGAGGATCTTCGGCCAGCGCTTGCCGAGCGGGCCGCGCCAGGCCAGCTCCGGCAGGACCGGGGTGTGCAGCAGGTACACGTACCAGGACTTGGCGCCCTGGCCGAGGAGCTGGCCCACCCGGCGGGGCGTCGGGCGCTTCACGCGCGCGTTGATCCAGTGCCCGAAGTGGTCGAGGGACGGGCCGGAGATCGAGGTGAAGGAGGCGATACGGCCCTCGGTGCGGCCGACCGTGACGAACTCCCAGGACTGCACCGAGCCCCAGTCGTGCCCGACCAGGTGCACCGGGCGGTCCGGGCTGACCGCGTCCACCACGGCCAGGAAGTCGTCGGTGAGCTTGGGCAGGGTGAAGCCGCCGCGCAGCGGCCGGGGCGCCGTCGAGCGGCCATGGCCCCGGACGTCGTACAGGACCACGTGGAAGCGGTCGGCGAGGCGGACGGCGACCTCCGACCAGACCTCCTTGCTGTCGGGGTAGCCATGCACCAGCACCACCGTCGGCTGCTCCGGGTCGCCCAGTTCGGCCACGCACAGTTCGACCCCGCCGGTCGCGATCCGGCGCTCCCGCGCACCTTTCAGCGTCACTTCTCCTCCGCCCAGCGCCGCACGTGCGGCAGATCGTCGTCCAGCCAGAACGCGCTCTGCCCGGGGTCCTTCGAGTCGGTGACCACGAGGATCTCCTCGAACTTCGCGCCCGTACCCCGGAAGCCGAGGTGCGGTTCGACCGCCCACAGGCCCGGCTTCGGCGGGTGGTCGGAGAAGCGGTACGGCGACCACAGGGGCGACCAGCCCTCGCGGTGGCCGTGCAGCGCGTCGGCGGCCAGGCCCTTCAGGGACTGTGTGCCGAATCCGAAGAGGTGGAAAGACCAGCGGCGCTGCGGCACGCGGTCCACCTTGTGGGCGATCACCCCGAAGGGATACGCGCGATGCCGGTTGGCATAGCCCTGGCGGACCATGAGCCGGTCCACGTCCTCGTAGATCTCGCGCAGCGGGCGGCGCTCGCGCACCTCACGCAGGATCAGCTCGCGGTGTGCCTCCAGGTCGGCCATCAGCCGGTCCTGCACCGGGTTGACGCCGAGCGAGCCCGAGTAGCCGATGTCCGCCGTGTATCCCTCGTACACCGGCGCCATGTCCAGGATGAACGGCATCCCGGGCTCCAGGGCGCGGTCGGTGGGGAAGAACTGCAGGGGGATGCGGAAGCCGGCGAACGCGGTGCGGTCGCCGAACCAGGCGAAGGGGAGGTGGAACCAGTCCCGCACGCCGCGCTCGCGCAGGTACTCCCGCTGCATCCGCGCCGCCTCGCGCTCGGTCACGCCCGGCTCCAGCCGCGCCGCGACCGCCTCCGCGCACTCGTAGGCGAGGCGCTGCACCCGCCTGAACCCCCGCAGTTCCACGGAGAGTTCGCTGCTCACTGCCGTCGTCATGCCGCCTCGTCCCGTCGTGCCGCCGACTCGTCGTCGACTGCGGTACGCGTCCGTAACTTGACATTGGTGAATGTGACAGTTGTTAGAGGCGGCGTCAATAGGGTGGACGCGGCCTGTGGAGAACCCGGGGTAACCCCTGGACAGGGGCGACCCTTAGGGTCCCGTAATACCTGGGTCTGACGCGAAGACGGCTCTGAGGTCTGACGACCGGCGTGGCCGGGATCACTACGGTCGTAGGCGTGACTGTGATCGCGACCGAAAGCCTGAGCAAGCGGTTCCCCCGGGTGACCGCGCTCGACCGGCTGTCCGTGGACATCGGGCCCGGTGTGACCGGACTCGTCGGAGCCAACGGCGCCGGCAAGTCCACCCTGATCAAGATTCTGCTGGGGCTGTCCCCCGCCACGGAGGGCCGAGCCGAGGTGCTCGGCCTCGACGTCGCCACCAAGGGCGGCGCCATCCGTGAGCGCGTCGGCTACATGCCGGAGCACGACTGCCTGCCGCCGGACGTCTCGGCCACCGAGTTCGTCGTCCACATGGCGCGCATGTCAGGCCTGCCGCCCACCGCCGCGCGCGAGCGCACCGCGGACACCCTGCGCCACGTCGGCCTGTACGAGGAGCGCTACCGCCCCATCGGCGGCTACTCCACGGGCATGAAGCAGCGGGTGAAGCTCGCCCAGGCGCTGGTGCACGACCCGCAACTGGTGTTCCTGGACGAGCCGACCAACGGCCTCGACCCGGTCGGACGGGACGAGATGCTCGGCCTGATCCGCCGCATCCACACCGAGTTCGGCATCTCGGTCCTGGTCACCTCCCACCTCCTCGGTGAACTGGAGCGCACCTGCGACCATGTCGTCGTCATCGACGGCGGCAAGCTCCTGCGCTCCAGTTCCACCACCGACTTCACCCAGGCCACGGCGACCCTCGCGATCGAGGTCACCGACAGCGACGCCCACCCCGACGGCACCCGCGCGGTCCGCGACGCGCTCCACGCGCGCGGGGTGGACACCCACAACGAGGGTCAGGGCCTGCCCGGCGCGGGACACATCCTGCTGCTGACAGCCCAGGGCGAGGAGACGTACGACCTGATCCGGGACGTCGTCGCCGACCTCGGGCTCGGCCTGGTGCGCATGGAACAGCGCCGGCACCACATCTCCGAGGTCTTCACCGGCAGCGACGAACACGACAGCGACGAGCAGCGGAAGGAGCACGCCGGCCATGGCGGTTGAGCACCCCTTGCAGCCCCTGACCTCGCCCCCGGGCGACCAGACCCGCATCCACGACATCGGCTACCGCGGCTACGACGGCCCCCGCCTGGGCCGCGCCTACGCCCGCCGCTCGCTGTACGCACAGTCGCTGCGCGGCGCGTACGGCCTCGGCCGCTCGGCCAAGTCCAAGGTGCTGCCGATGCTGCTGTTCGCGGTGATGTGCGTGCCCGCGGCCATCATGGTGGCCGTCGCGGTCTTCACCAAGGCGCACGAACTGCCGGTGGCCTACACCCGCTACGCGATCATGATGCAGGCCGTGATCAGCCTGTACGTCGCCGCGCAGGCACCCCAGGCCGTCTCCCGCGACCTGCGCTTCAAGACCGTACCGCTGTACTTCTCGCGGCCCATCGAGACCGCGGACTACGTACGCGCGAAGTTCGCCTCGCTCGCCTCGGCGATCTTCATCCTGACCGCCGCTCCCCTGCTCGTGATGTACGTGGGCGCGCTTCTGGCCAAGCTGGGCTTCGCCCACCAGACGAAGGAATTCGCCGAGGGACTGGTCTCCGTGGCCCTGCTCTCCCTGCTGTTCGCCGGCATCGGCCTGGTCATCGCCGCCGTCACCCCGCGCCGCGGCTTCGGTATCGCCGCCGTGATCGCCGTGCTGATCATCTCCTACGGCGCGGTGAGCACGCTCCAGGCGATCGCCGACGTGCAGAACCACAACTCCGCCATCCCGTGGATCGGTCTGTTCTCGCCCGTCACGCTCATCGACGGCGTCCAGTCGGCCTTCCTGGGCGCGACCGCCCGCAACCCCGGAGCGGTCGACCCGTCGGCCGGGCAGGGCGTGGTCTACGTCCTGGTCGTGCTCGCCCTGATCGCCGGCAGCTACGGCCTGCTGATGCGCCGCTACAAGAAGGTGGGACTGTGACCACGCTCAGCATCGACCATGTCTCCCGCTGGTTCGGCAACGTGGTCGCCGTCAACGACATCACCATGACCATCGGCCCCGGCGTCACCGGCCTGCTCGGCCCCAACGGCGCCGGAAAGTCCACCCTGATCAACATGATGGGCGGCTTCCTCGCCCCCTCCACCGGCACCGTCACCCTCGACGGACAGCCCGTGTGGCGCAACGAGCAGATCTACCGGCACATCGGCATCGTCCCCGAGCGCGAGGCGATGTACGACTTCCTCACCGGCCGGGAGTTCGTCGTCGCCAACGCCGAGCTGCACGGACTCGGGGACAAGGCGGCCCAAAGGGCGCTGGCCACGGTCGAGATGGAGTACGCGCAGGACCGGAAGATCTCCACGTACTCCAAGGGCATGCGGCAGCGCGTGAAGATGGCGAGCGCGCTGGTGCACGACCCGTCGCTGCTGCTGCTGGACGAGCCGTTCAACGGCATGGACCCGCGCCAGCGCATGCAACTGATGGACCTGCTGCGCAAGATGGGCGACGAGGGCCGCACCGTGTTGTTCTCCTCGCACATCCTCGAAGAGGTCGAACAGCTCGCCCGGCACATCGAGGTCGTCGTCGCGGGGCGGCACGCGGCCAGCGGTGACTTCCGCAGGATCCGCCGGCTGATGACCGACCGCCCGCACCGCTACCTGGTCCGCTCCAGCGACGACCGTGCCCTCGCGGCCGCGCTGATCGCCGACCCCTCGACCGCCGGCATCGAGGTCGACCTGAGCGAGGGTGCGTTGCGCATCCAGGCCATCGACTTCGGCCGCTTCACCGCGCTGCTGCCGCAGGTCGCCAAGGACCACGGCATCCGGCTGCTCACGGTCTCGCCGTCGGACGAGTCCCTGGAGTCCGTCTTCTCGTATCTGGTCGCGGCGTAGGAGGCCGAAGATGTACGACCCCACCGTCGCCCGGCTCACCTACCGGGCCCTGCTCGGCCGTCGCCGGGCCCTCATCCTCGGCGCGCTGCCGCTGCTGCTGATCGTGCTCTCCGTCGCCGTGCGCGGCCTGACCGGAGCCGACGACCAGACCGCGTCCGACGTCCTCGGCGGTTTCGCGATCGCCACGATGGTCCCGATCATCGGCGTCATCGCGGGCACGGGCGCGATCGGCCCGGAGATCGACGACGGCTCCGTCGTCTACCTGCTGTCCAAGCCGCTGAAGCGGCCCACGATCATCGTCACCAAGCTGATCGTCGCCATCGCCGTGACCATGGTCTTCTCGGCGGTGCCGACCCTGATCGCGGGGCTGATCCTCAACGGCAACGGCCAGCAGATCGCCGTCGCCTACACGGTCGCGGCACTGGTCTCCTCCATCGCCTACTCGGCGCTGTTCCTGCTGCTCGGCACGGTCTCGCGGCACGCGGTGGTCTTCGGGCTCGTGTACGCGCTGGTCTGGGAGGCGCTGTTCGGCTCGCTGGTGCCCGGCGCGCGCACGCTCAGCGTCCAGCAGTGGTCGCTGGCCGTCGCCCACAAGGTCGCCGGCGGGGACCTGGTGACCTCGCAGGTGGGGTTGCCGACGGCCACCGTGCTGCTGGTGGCGGTCACCGTGCTGGCCACCTGGTTCGCCGGGCAGAAGCTGCGGACGCTGAAGCTGGCGGGCGAGGAGTAGGGCTGCGTCGGGCTGTGCAGGCCTGCGGCGGCTCTGACGGGGACTTCACCTCG
Above is a genomic segment from Streptomyces fodineus containing:
- a CDS encoding SDR family oxidoreductase gives rise to the protein MTLKGARERRIATGGVELCVAELGDPEQPTVVLVHGYPDSKEVWSEVAVRLADRFHVVLYDVRGHGRSTAPRPLRGGFTLPKLTDDFLAVVDAVSPDRPVHLVGHDWGSVQSWEFVTVGRTEGRIASFTSISGPSLDHFGHWINARVKRPTPRRVGQLLGQGAKSWYVYLLHTPVLPELAWRGPLGKRWPKILQRMEKVPGDDYPTPSLPSDAAHGAWLYRDNVRARLRRPRPDAYAHAPVQLITPQDDAFLSERLYDDLKQWVPRLTRRTLPAKHWVPRTRPGQLASWIEEFIMSVDGGRPEPKATGRYSDRFGGQLVLITGAGSGIGRATAFAFAEAGARVVAVDRDAEAAARTAELSRLIGAPEAWAETADVADEQAMEKLAEKVHREYGVLDVLVNNAGIGLSGSFFATTTDDWRKVLDVNLWGVIYGCRLFGARMAERDQGGHIVNLASAAAFQPSRALPAYSTSKAAVLMLSECLRAELAGQGIGVSALCPGIVNTNITSTARFAGVDEDEERRRQKNSARLYGLRNYPPEKVAEAILDAVTRNRAVVPVTPEARGAHVLSRFMPGALRRLARVEPKL
- a CDS encoding M24 family metallopeptidase yields the protein MTTAVSSELSVELRGFRRVQRLAYECAEAVAARLEPGVTEREAARMQREYLRERGVRDWFHLPFAWFGDRTAFAGFRIPLQFFPTDRALEPGMPFILDMAPVYEGYTADIGYSGSLGVNPVQDRLMADLEAHRELILREVRERRPLREIYEDVDRLMVRQGYANRHRAYPFGVIAHKVDRVPQRRWSFHLFGFGTQSLKGLAADALHGHREGWSPLWSPYRFSDHPPKPGLWAVEPHLGFRGTGAKFEEILVVTDSKDPGQSAFWLDDDLPHVRRWAEEK
- a CDS encoding ABC transporter ATP-binding protein — its product is MIATESLSKRFPRVTALDRLSVDIGPGVTGLVGANGAGKSTLIKILLGLSPATEGRAEVLGLDVATKGGAIRERVGYMPEHDCLPPDVSATEFVVHMARMSGLPPTAARERTADTLRHVGLYEERYRPIGGYSTGMKQRVKLAQALVHDPQLVFLDEPTNGLDPVGRDEMLGLIRRIHTEFGISVLVTSHLLGELERTCDHVVVIDGGKLLRSSSTTDFTQATATLAIEVTDSDAHPDGTRAVRDALHARGVDTHNEGQGLPGAGHILLLTAQGEETYDLIRDVVADLGLGLVRMEQRRHHISEVFTGSDEHDSDEQRKEHAGHGG
- a CDS encoding ABC transporter permease, which encodes MAVEHPLQPLTSPPGDQTRIHDIGYRGYDGPRLGRAYARRSLYAQSLRGAYGLGRSAKSKVLPMLLFAVMCVPAAIMVAVAVFTKAHELPVAYTRYAIMMQAVISLYVAAQAPQAVSRDLRFKTVPLYFSRPIETADYVRAKFASLASAIFILTAAPLLVMYVGALLAKLGFAHQTKEFAEGLVSVALLSLLFAGIGLVIAAVTPRRGFGIAAVIAVLIISYGAVSTLQAIADVQNHNSAIPWIGLFSPVTLIDGVQSAFLGATARNPGAVDPSAGQGVVYVLVVLALIAGSYGLLMRRYKKVGL
- a CDS encoding ABC transporter ATP-binding protein is translated as MTTLSIDHVSRWFGNVVAVNDITMTIGPGVTGLLGPNGAGKSTLINMMGGFLAPSTGTVTLDGQPVWRNEQIYRHIGIVPEREAMYDFLTGREFVVANAELHGLGDKAAQRALATVEMEYAQDRKISTYSKGMRQRVKMASALVHDPSLLLLDEPFNGMDPRQRMQLMDLLRKMGDEGRTVLFSSHILEEVEQLARHIEVVVAGRHAASGDFRRIRRLMTDRPHRYLVRSSDDRALAAALIADPSTAGIEVDLSEGALRIQAIDFGRFTALLPQVAKDHGIRLLTVSPSDESLESVFSYLVAA
- a CDS encoding ABC transporter permease, which produces MYDPTVARLTYRALLGRRRALILGALPLLLIVLSVAVRGLTGADDQTASDVLGGFAIATMVPIIGVIAGTGAIGPEIDDGSVVYLLSKPLKRPTIIVTKLIVAIAVTMVFSAVPTLIAGLILNGNGQQIAVAYTVAALVSSIAYSALFLLLGTVSRHAVVFGLVYALVWEALFGSLVPGARTLSVQQWSLAVAHKVAGGDLVTSQVGLPTATVLLVAVTVLATWFAGQKLRTLKLAGEE